The proteins below come from a single Drosophila teissieri strain GT53w chromosome 3L, Prin_Dtei_1.1, whole genome shotgun sequence genomic window:
- the LOC122617775 gene encoding uncharacterized protein LOC122617775: protein MKITLVHFCILTLVLLMCCFTVEATMGRTKKCKPPLKYAPKLKKCIKVKPKKKTTPAAGSATGTPAATTAAAA from the coding sequence ATGAAGATCACCCTGGTTCACTTTTGCATCCTTAcgctggtgctgctgatgtgcTGCTTCACTGTGGAAGCAACAATGGGGAGGACAAAGAAGTGTAAGCCCCCTCTTAAGTATGCCCCGAAGCTCAAAAAGTGCATTAAAGtcaagcctaagaagaagacAACTCCTGCTGCAGGATCTGCTACTGGCACGcctgcagcaacaactgcagctgcagcctaA